GCAGGACTGTATTGTCACACGTACATAGTGTGTATTGATCTGAcccttaaagcaaaattgactGTATCACAATTAAATATTACGATAGGTTTTGGATGAGTACTTCAATATCCAAACTGTGACAATAATGTCTGATAAACAATCACTAGTAATAAGTTTAGCCTCATATCATAGTACTGATATATAATACTAATAAATTATTCAGTCATACTCTTATTCTCCATCCCATAATATTCATATTGTTGGGTCTGTTATGAATTCATCCTCCAGGGGCAGCTATCTTCTTCGAGTTCAAGCACTACAAACCCAAAAAGAGATTTACCAGCACAAAATGTTTTGCCTTCATGGAAATGGACGAGATCAAACCGGGTCCCATCGTCATTGAGCTGTAAGGAGCCCGCCCTGTTTATCGTAGTTGCAACATTGCATGGGATTTTAGTGCATCAGCGCAGTCAATCATGAAGCCCTTTTGTTGTCAAACCCCAGGTACAAGAAGCCCACCGACTTCAAGAGGAAGAAGCTCCAGCTCCTGACGAAGAAACCACtctatctgcatcttcatcagACGTTGCACAAGGACAGCTAGGTCAGGCAGAAGGAGCATGCCGTCAACCCTGAAGCACctcgtgtttttttgtttttttattgtcttacaTCATTCATCATCAAGCAAAATTTGGCGTTCCACCTCAGCACCGTCAGCAATACTAATCCAAGGCTGTAGTCCTCATTTTGTCCATGGTTGGAAACGGAAGATTAGGGGAATTGAGCCAAATGAGAGTCACATAAGCTCAGACCAGCAGATCATTGTTGCAGTTTGGTAGCTTCAAATAtctctattttttctttgaatgtgcATATCATACTGCTGTtgcgggaaaaaaaaggtttaagggattttaatgtttttacttgAACTCAAGGTTTACATGCTCGCTCATAATGTAGAGCAGGTTTAATGGGTGTTTTGGACATTTGAGGATATGAAAGTCGAGGGTTTTCATccgacagcagcagcatgcccaaaacacagtcacaccttATTTCCAGTCTTCCTTAGCCTTCTGATTTAGGGGAAGCAACGCAGCCATGAATGTTTGGGAGTTGCAGCAGGTGCTTCATTTGAGCTCGAGTCTTGATGTAATTTGAGTCTTAACCTTTGGACTATGGTTGGTGCACGCTCCAGcagagttggaaaaaaaaaaattaaatgcagcTCTGGTGGCTTGGGAAATACGGGCATGCTCGGCAAACACATTCCTTGAACAAATACAAGGTTTGAATAAAAAGCAAGCTCTTCACAGTTGCACAACCGGCCCTATCAGGCCACCAAAGGTGCATTCCCTAAATTTTCTCACACTCCTTGAGAAGCCCAGTGTGTAGTCCCAGTATTGGATTCAGCAAAGGTGGAGTGTCAACTCAAACTGCACAACAGTGCTGTGACCGAATTCCTTTACATCCTATTTAGCGTGGGGGCATTTTCAGAATACAGACTTTTAAAGGAATGTCAAAATTTCTCAAACGAGTGTGCTTTAAATGCCAGCTTTTTTATACTCTGTGAATATTCATTTCAGCACAGATTGAGAATGTGACCCAGGGTCTATGGAATTTCCCCAGAATTCCAGGTGAAATGCCGACAATAAACACATATCAGTGTTCATGCTACAGTATGTATTGAATTTAGTACGTCAAAATAGCCTTTGCATACATTTTATAAATATGCAGGTACTAAAATGGGAGTAGTGTGGTTTGCATGCTGGAGATACTGATGTGTATTCTGTGTGCAGTGCAAGCGTTTGGTTCAACAGCGCTTCCCCAGAAAGCAGAAATGAAGTGACCGTGTGGAACTGCTGCAGAGATGCTTATCCTCTGCCTGGAAATTGGTTTTTAATCTAGTTACTGTGCGGGATAAAGGAATGTTTTGGAACACCATTTTTCATGCACACAAGAGTCTAGGGACCAGTGCTTGTGCAGGATTGCTTGTAGGAGACTCACTCTTGGACTGCGGTCTTATGGATCATCTTTCACTGCGGCTGTTACTAAGAAGAGCCCACTAAATGTCATGTTATCACTCCTTTataaaggacttttttttttaatgaggttGCACGTAACATCACTTTCCATTCTGATTCTGCCATGTCCTTCTACACTACAACATTCTCTCCATTGAATTGTTttgattttagattttatttttgtaatgtcaAGATGTCAGGACTGTAAATTAATTCTAAGATACACTAATTGATGACTATAACTGTGCTATGCGTGCTATGATATGACAGGATTGAGAATTGTTGACAGTATTTTAGTTTTGTTGACAGATTGAGGGAAATTGTATCAAATATTTACACTGCTTTCATTTCTAATAAACTACAAAATGCTGCTGACGAGCTCTTTGTGTCATCAGTGTACCATGTGGTAGATGCTTTCTTTTAAGGCACACTACAGTGAACAAATTGCGTTTTTGGCATGTGGACCATGTAGATTACCCCATACATTGCTCTATCCAGATCGCCCCTACGTTAAGTGGTGAATATACAGGTAAAACAAAAGAATAGGGCTGAGTTCTAAGGCATCTGAAAGTTTACTAATTTTTCTGATATTCATTCTGACGTATCCCACTATCTAACCCTGTAATAGTCTTGTATAATGTCAATGCATGTCTCACTGTTAAAACACTGAGACATACGCAAAGCACTGAAATTTAGCAATGAGGCACTGAAGGTGCTGATAGTCAAGCATTACCCCTGAAGCAATGTCTCGTAATAGGCCAGGTTTGCCCTGTAATAATTACAgagcaaaatattaaaatgtcacaatgtgtttttgccagttgagAAATGACTGGAAGAAGACTGGGTGACAGAATAATATGAAACTGAAAGGCAAATATCTTAACATGCTGGAGCCATAAATGAGAGAATACACctttgcatacattttttttaaaaatccaaatttcCCCAAGAATGCTTTGTATATCttacacaaaaatgcaaaacagattaaaattcTTACTATTATGCAATCAGTGTCAAATCTGGTAGCTActacacacagatacattaaCTACATTAACTTATATGGCTTTGATAAACATGTCAGCAGAATTTTAATGAACATTCGTCATGGTTATTTTAATAGTAAACAATAAATGTCCCTTAATAACAGCACAGATGCATGcctattttttcccaaatggaGGCAATGGCATTGAAATCCATAAATGTAATTCAGACAGGTGCGATATAGAGCATTAATTACTGAGTACTGACAACGGACGTGAATCTGTAGATGAAATGTCAGCAACAGATTAACGTAACAGCATTATCTTTTACGatctttattattaaaatttctACCAACATAGTAAAATAAGTTATACATCTGGCCATCAAATTACACATTTCCTTTACAGTCCATTCTGAAGCAACAGCTTTGGGAGAATGGGCAGATATGGTAATCCTGAAATGCTAGAATCCAAACCTTCctccattttaaaataatttccacaggaaatgacattaaaaaaaaactttacccTTAAAAATCATTGCTATTTTTCAAAACCTAAAAAGAATTGAAAATCCTCAGGCATATCATAGAATTGTTATTGCACAATAAGCGGTTTTGCAAAGTGGCATCCCTCACTATACTCTTCACCATATCAATTTCAGACACAAATGATTTATGTGTTAATGTAAGGACATGATCTTTAATTAACTttcattgcagtttttttttctttaattgaaatatgaaaaaaataatcataaattgCTTGGGTTGCATCTGGGTTGTTAATGTGGTGGATTAGGGATGCTGGGCTGTTCAAGTCCTCTGCCAGAGTAAGTGGTGTTTTTAAGGCTCGGCCATTGCAGGCCTGACTGAGTCCTGAGGGGCTGGCCCTTGCTTCATGGATAAGTCCTGGCCCTGTCCGGGGCCGCTGTGCCCTCCCACAGAGTTTTGGGGAGCATCAGGTGGAGACTGAACATAAGCATCGCCATGAGGAGGATGGGGTGCAACGCCTCCTGGAGGCAGGTGCGCTGGTGGATAGGTGTGATCACGTGGTCCTGGGAAGCGCACATCAGGAGGGAAGGGTGGACGTGGTCCCAAGGGGCCACGGGCACCTGAACGGGACAATTGAAAGAATAAACAATTACACAAGGCATGAGGTAACATGCTGAAAACCATTCTAATTGCTCACTGACAGTATTCAACTGATGAATATACTACAAACTAACCACTGATTTCAACTAGCATAGCTCCTGTACCATGTGGTGGAGGCATCGGTCCAAAATGATGAGGTGGAGGGGGACGGAAGTGTGCAGGTGGTGGACCCCGAGGATCGATGGCATGGCCAGGGCCTGGCCTGGGGCGGAAAGCATGTCCATTGGCTGGACGAGGTCCAAACTCTCCTCCCATCGGTCCAATTGGGGGCATTCCTGGGTGTCCATTGGTTGGTAATGGTGGCCCGTGAGGAGGTGCATTGGGAGGAGGGGGCCCATGTGGCCCTGTCATTCCAGCTGGGGGGTGGTAGAGATGACTGTGGGGTCCCGGGCCAGGCCGTGGAGGTCTGTGAGGTCCAGGAGGTGGCAGACGGCCATGAGGTCCAGGAGGCGGGAGATGGTCATGGGGTCCTGCAGCTGGGTTGCCCTGAGTACCAGGGGCAGATCCTTGCACCATGGAAGCAGGCGAGTCCCTAATGGGGGAAGCTAAGAAAGAACCAGGGCCCTGGGAAAGACATTAAGGGAGGCAACATAAGAAATCTCTAATGTGGCTCATATGCAGTCACCAGATTTTGTTGACCATAAATGCATTCAAAGATTAGTCatgcagtgattaaaaaaaataactgcacaATATAATCAAGCAAAAAGTAGTTACCACTCTCAATCACATGATCAATGACCACACACCGTGATTTTTAGGACCAAAAATCAAACTTTTGAACCACACAACCGTGCTGAAGCTCAGACTTTATGAGCAGGATCAGTATTCCTTTCAGTTCTGTGAGAGAAGGTGAAACCACACATTCAACCAGAAGCAAATATTCCTTTGATCCCTTCCCAGGTCAGGGTCCAGCTTTGGGGAAGAGGGGGTGGAGTGTTACAGACACCTTAACACCGAGCACATAGACTGGACAGCCAAGCCTCTTTACTCACTGGCTCTGGACTCTCAGTGGAGGTCTCAGCCTGTGTCTCTGCTTTTGCCTGTGAATCTACTGGTGCTGTCTGTTTTAGAGCAAGGACATATACACAAGGGACATGAAGGTGGACGCTCTTTGTCCACAGATGGAATGAGGGAGGGTACAGTATAAATATGGCTTTGAGCATTAGCATCTGATATAGGACAGACTTACAGATACATCCATACTGGAAGGTGATGAGGTGCGAGGCGCCATCATGTctaaaagaggagaaaatggcacAGTGTAAGGAGCAGGATGGCAgtttaaaaagcaaaagagcGTGTTGATGAAGATTAATCTAGACATACCGATcccagatgtgtgtttgttgtcagcGTAACGACCATGTGGGTCTGATGGAGGCCGTGGTCCTGAGGGgaataaatgacaaaacaaatcacataaTGAAATCCCTGCCGCCTGGGGGACTCTTTGATGAAGTTGTTGCGGTGAATTTACTGGTGACATATTCCAACAGTAGCAAAACAGTATGAAAGTCACCAGCACAAACAGGAGACTCAATCATTGCTTTGTGCTTTCATTGGTTCATTCCTTTTCTCTATACTGACATCATGCTGGATTGTAATGCAACAGCATTGTGTACTTCTTAATCTACAACAAATGCTCAACATAACTCACACCCAAATGAATTGTTGTCTTGAAGGAAAATGCCAATTTATTTCAAGtttgttgcttttctttcaaacttttttttgcattattccTAAAATTCTTCCCATCACAACACCACAGTAAAGAGAATGAgaagcaaagaaagaagagtAAGTATTAAGAAAGTAAAGACAGGTAGTCCCTACACCGTGAAGAGAACAATCAAAGGAAAGGAGCATTCTGGACTGTTTCTACAACTGAAAAGATGGATGAGGCGGGCTGAACAGGAACAGAGGAAATCCACTACAAAAGGAAACTTCTGTAAGGTTGAactaaaaaggaagaaaagaggagtcgaaaagaaaagagctgatGAAGGCACAGAGGAATAGATACAGGTACCAAGGAGATGCAGGAGGAGATATGCTctgggaagaaaaaagaaggaaactCAAGGAggtgaaagacaaaaagagcaAGGTGCAGCATgtaagaggagaaagaaagatttCAGAACGCAATGTTGTAGCCAAGAGCTGATACGCAAAGGCTCGGTAGATCAGTGAAGGGAAAATCATCCACTGGGACTCACCATACGGGTCAATTCTTCGCCCCACAGGGGCAGAGGGGGGGCGCCTAGGACCCTCTATCATTATAGGAGGGGATGGTGCACCCCCACTCACAGGAGAGGGCCCATATGAATCACCTGTTACGATCACGCCATAAATTTTACCAGTGGAAAAGAAACAACAGCATTATTACAGTGTAAAATCAATCCATTACAGTACAATTGTCACCTTATAAAAAAGACGGCAGATATTGTACATTGCAGAGATAACCCACTTGAGGCTCCCCATAACTATATATCTAAGAAATGTCAGGCAGTTATTGAGACGGTAAATATAAAACCAAAGGAAATAAGAAAAGCTATCCAGTTCTCAAGAAATGGTGTTCAAGTATGACTCCAACTTCTGAAAAAACTAACTAAGCAGATGGGACCAATTCCCAGCAGAACCTCCCCTCCAGTGCCTCCCCTACTCTGTCCCATCTCAGCTTTCCTACTGTCTCTATCCAGAAAACATTGTTTGTGGAGCTGACCACTCTTTCTCCctttaggaagaaaaaaaaatgagcaaaaagaaACCCAGGGTCTTGTAAAATAATATGCTACTTTAAgatctgttggacaggtagcgCTCCAGTGGTATGGTAACAGTAGGGAATGTGCAGGAGCTGCTCACCTTGACGAGGACCCACAGGCTGTCCTGAGTTGGGTCTGAAGAGAGGAGCACGGCGCTCGTTTAGCTGGGAGGTCAGTACAGCCAGTCTGGAGAATGAGCGGGATGGGGGTAATTAGTGAATGCACAAATAACTGCCATAGCTAACTGAATTTCACATGTTTAATCTTAGTTTAAGTTGTAACATAATAACCTATCAACAAGCTGAAAATGCATTTCTAGCAACTGAAGACACTTACTTTTCACGGAGCTTTGATGTTTCAACCTTCTCTTGATTCAGAGCTCGCTCAGCATTTCGAGCGTTCACCTAGAGACAGAACAGCAGATTAGTTTTTGATGACTGGAAATATAAACTGCTGTAGAAAATCAGGCTCATATAATCATTTATATAACAAACAGCAACTAAACTTCAGCCTTTTGGTGCCACATACCCAATTTGAAtgagttttattttcctgctcttttatctaagaaaaagaaaaaaaagagaagaaaatatatCAGTCAGGGTACACAAACTGTTGTTATAAAGTTTCAGTTATCTGATTATGTTAGAAATACCTAAGTTTAGTATGAACTAACCTGCTCTTTATAGACCTCCTCAGTCTTCTTCATCTGCTCCTCCATTTCATTAATGCGTTGCCTTAAGATTTTGACCTGCTCCTCAGCCTCTAGAGCTTTTCCGCCCACCTCAgagagcagattctctttgctGCGGcgctccagctcctccttggTTAATCTCCTGTGaggccacagaaacacactcctTTCAACAACTGTAACTCTGGGTgatttaacacttttttgtttcaaaattcCATTTATGGTCTCTTCTAGCATAATAGTATAAATTGCATTtgtgctctcttctctcttcttacACTCCAGACCAGATTTCAACATTTGAAGGTATGCTCATACTATGTCAATGTTACTTAGTCCATGACAAAATAGCTTCCTTTTATCTTAGACATAATCACTGTGAAATGACACTAACTTTACGTCTTTTTAAAACAGCATGTTGCTTttgtagtcatattttttttccagacttgTACAATTGCAAAAACTTTCAAACTAACAATTATGgttcacacatttaaaaattttcCAGACCTGTGTGAGAACTGTGCAGTCTCCTAAagtgagcaacaacaacaaaggaaacaaaaaacattattggTGTTTGATAACTGCTGCAGGCTGCACTTACTGCTGCAAAGCATTTTCCTTCTGTTGGTACATCTCcgtcatgatttcatttttctgctGAAGAATCTTGAATTGGTTTTCAACATGGCTTTTCTCACTTTTAAGTGTTCCAATGGCATGCTCAAGCTCTCGATGTTGATCTGTAGCAAAATACAATTGAATTTTAAGGTAacaatgaaataacattttctttttaatcatttgttcAGTTTATGATCTGACAAAGACCCATTCAAAGACAAAAACTTTGTACAGTATATTTTTTGTAAAGGAGTAAAGCCATATGCCTGCctaatttttcatgaaaagagaCCTGATCAACATACCCTCCAGTGCTTTTCTAGCCTTTTCCTCATTCAGTAGTTTGGTCATGAAGCGATCACGCTCTTCCTCTACCACTGACAGAGTGGTCTGGACCTAGAAGGAGACAAGTGACCAGTTGACAGAAAACTACACCTTACTGGAGGACCAAATTAACACtttatatttgtaatatttgagtttcattcatttgtattaATTTTGTTGACATCTTACTCGGGAAACATCCATCATCTGTTTAATCCTGTTCTTTATGGCAGTCTTCTTATCTGTGAAACAACATACACAGCCAACCCATTAATTACTCCACACTGAACAGTAGAAAGTACAGTAAGGTAAACGATAGCTGAATACAATCTCACTTTAAATAGAGGATTATAAAGTTGCTGTGTGTTAGGACTGAGAAGGGATGTCATGAGAAACGATACTTCAGTATCAAGTTGATGCCAATAGTCCAAAAACATGACAATACCCATTTTTCTATGGCACCATAGGTACCAGCGGGCTGTAACATATTCTTCCGAAACTGAAGGGGGCACTATACAACAATTTACACTGGCTCAAATGTGCGCCAAAGAggagacaaacaacagaaacagatggCTCCTCCAGgtgcagctggagcagcagctccacctcgGCTTGTCCAATAGAAACACagcaagttttcttttcttttctttttttaccgtGGTATCGAAACAGGTATTGAGAATTGTGGAAATTCACTGTTACTGGTATTGACTACTGAATTTCTGATATCCTGACAACCACAGGACTGAGTGTGATAGTCCTTTAAGGACTGTTGTAGGATGACTGAAGTTCCTTAATATGCCATAGAGTCATAGCACAGtccaataaaacaaaagcagtaACTGAGAAAAATGTGCTACAATTTGTACTGtacaaataaatagaaattaaatgaaatctaTGTGCATTTGTTCAACTGCTCAACCCATCTCAAACAGTATATTATTACTTTTACCAAATCACTGACATTTACTGCACTGGACTTACCTGTGACTACTTCACCATTAGCCAAACCTTTGTTGTCACTTTTTTGCAAATCACAAGCATCTAGGTCTGCCAGTAGTTCAGACAGCACCTGCCAGGAGAAGTTTTGTGGCATGGAGTGGGTCAACAATTTAATgcaaagcaacaacaaacaccCTTTTGCAAGTTAAGGACTTAATATGCTCAGATCATTTCCAAGAAAAAGTATGACATTATATGAAAAAAAGGACTTACCTCCACATTGTGATCTTTAAGAACAACAGAGTCTTCCAGCTCTTTCTGGGACTTTTGGTAGACTTTAATCTGCTCGCTCATTTCCTTATGTTTGTCCTCCCATTCCTTAATGGTAGCTTTGAGCTGTGGGAATCGACAAAATCAAAAGTGTTGACATATGCAAAAACTGATCCAGCCTCAATTAACTCTGTTGCAGAGATGTTTGTGTCAGCTGCTTCCGTTGATCTAAACCAAGTCATGTTAGCAGGAACTGGCAAGAGAGACCCGTAATGAAATATCATGTGGGTAACAGCTAGAGATAGAGGTGGAGCTGTATAATATTTTTGCTGACTTCAGACATGACTTGAACACAtctgacaaacacactgacatacatAAGAGGAAAAATTAAGGGTGTCGCAAACTGAATCAAACCGAGTCAAGTCGTTTTGATTCATCTGTGCAGGCTATGTCACACAATGTCCTCATccattgtttatttaatttctcCCCTTTGATTGTCACAAACATGTTTGTGCTGTAAACCTTATCCACCACCGCAGCAGTGAGGTACGAGTGAGGAGGTATTATGGCCACAATGTGGAAACTGTTTAAAGTTTTAGACAAAAACCAGCCTAGCAGCGACATGTAAAGCCTGCTATGCAAATATTTCAACGGGCAACAGAATCCCAAATTTTCAAGTCGAGGaggagcacacactcacatttcacctgtttatttggctcacatcacactAGAAAAATGCTTCTAAGTTTCAGCACGGAGCCTTAATCAGAGCATGAACGCTTTTGTTCTCCTTGTCATGAAAATTTGGGATGTGCcaccttttcacattttgatgATATGTTGTATTAGTTTCCCAGGTAATATCACATTTATTAAAAGGAGTCAAAAGTCTTTTAGTTCATTTCAATATATACATCAATTTCCACAATCAGAATTCCTGAAATATCCACCAAAGGAACCTCGCCACTGAGAACTAGACCTCAGTCACCAACAAAACATCCAAATGTCTTACCTTTTTGTTGTCTTCTTTTAGTGCTGCATAATCCTTCTCCAGACATTTATGCTGGACGTTGCGTGCATCCTCACGAATCTTGGCCTCGTCAAGGAGAACAGTGGTCTATAGTAGACAGTTAAAGTTAATAAGAaataatgaaacagaaaaacttCACACAGCCCGAAAACTCAAACAACATAAGCAGTTAGGGGTTAATGATATCCACCTTTGCAAGCGCTTCCTGTGTCTTCTTCCTGCTGAGCTGTAGCTTCTCATTGGCCTTCTCCAGTTTCTCAATCTGTTAAGAAAACCATTCGGTGTCAAGAGTctttgaagacaaaaaaaaaa
The genomic region above belongs to Myripristis murdjan chromosome 24, fMyrMur1.1, whole genome shotgun sequence and contains:
- the mia3 gene encoding transport and Golgi organization protein 1 homolog isoform X2 codes for the protein MQDNDTSKDYRQDLDTILEESKAVTHQELPIMENEPKDDLPIEEEKSVDSEFDDVEKTADDNMLKQYQDNSARDIKNSMTKHSQLELPVEGTKLCEALSIEKQDKKQSKHTETEDKGEEEEKEELLEDENAIFSTQSHTSHPDTDKPSLETTQPTTEPEYSDSVLRLTLLRDHFTEEDMIRLQKFLGLKNLFKVEAMFSSMDAELQAARLSHSGTTEDMEKALEDILETSENSILDEIEKILDGRDLKHGNAQEVDTSVFDEEAEILDNFQELAFSLRHKHSAASDSTPLVTDRASNVDPDEMDQHTVEEKDNDALLEPESDDNLTATDAQDRPPAEEKEHVMVDDVHRGPDVSVKEDGGHFNKNKDNQPSFSAPEEMQKVPQATLENPFDMGLGVEVEHSSSGSPDSMEPVSDFHEEVGVFSIGMVYIVCILSMIKTKTAEWATVMISLLPDEWKPGETLFGCPWQAVIITALVGVFTFTLFFWRTILAVKGRQYLVDEKGLKDQIQALKKEKNNATLKMSELQKQTEELKEKQKQSEETTSCALKRNQDLEIKVLEAEAQHEQIKEEKNAIAKLLDEERAGSLKNETRIEKLEKANEKLQLSRKKTQEALAKTTVLLDEAKIREDARNVQHKCLEKDYAALKEDNKKLKATIKEWEDKHKEMSEQIKVYQKSQKELEDSVVLKDHNVEVLSELLADLDACDLQKSDNKGLANGEVVTDKKTAIKNRIKQMMDVSRVQTTLSVVEEERDRFMTKLLNEEKARKALEDQHRELEHAIGTLKSEKSHVENQFKILQQKNEIMTEMYQQKENALQQRLTKEELERRSKENLLSEVGGKALEAEEQVKILRQRINEMEEQMKKTEEVYKEQIKEQENKTHSNWVNARNAERALNQEKVETSKLREKLAVLTSQLNERRAPLFRPNSGQPVGPRQGDSYGPSPVSGGAPSPPIMIEGPRRPPSAPVGRRIDPYGPRPPSDPHGRYADNKHTSGIDMMAPRTSSPSSMDVSGPGSFLASPIRDSPASMVQGSAPGTQGNPAAGPHDHLPPPGPHGRLPPPGPHRPPRPGPGPHSHLYHPPAGMTGPHGPPPPNAPPHGPPLPTNGHPGMPPIGPMGGEFGPRPANGHAFRPRPGPGHAIDPRGPPPAHFRPPPPHHFGPMPPPHGARGPLGPRPPFPPDVRFPGPRDHTYPPAHLPPGGVAPHPPHGDAYVQSPPDAPQNSVGGHSGPGQGQDLSMKQGPAPQDSVRPAMAEP
- the mia3 gene encoding transport and Golgi organization protein 1 homolog isoform X1, with translation MQDNDTSKDYRQDLDTILEESKAVTHQELPIMENEPKDDLPIEEEKSVDSEFDDVEKTADDNMLKQYQDNSARDIKNSMTKHSQLELPVEGTKLCEALSIEKQDKKQSKHTETEDKGEEEEKEELLEDENAIFSTQSHTSHPDTDKPSLETTQPTTEPEYSDSVLRLTLLRDHFTEEDMIRLQKFLGLKNLFKVEAMFSSMDAELQAARLSHSGTTEDMEKALEDILETSENSILDEIEKILDGRDLKHGNAQEVDTSVFDEEAEILDNFQELAFSLRHKHSAASDSTPLVTDRASNVDPDEMDQHTVEEKDNDALLEPESDDNLTATDAQDRPPAEEKEHVMVDDVHRGPDVSVKEDGGHFNKNKDNQPSFSAPEEMQKVPQATLENPFDMGLGVEVEHSSSGSPDSMEPVSDFHEEVGVFSIGMVYIVCILSMIKTKTAEWATVMISLLPDEWKPGETLFGCPWQAVIITALVGVFTFTLFFWRTILAVKGRQYLVDEKGLKDQIQALKKEKNNATLKMSELQKQTEELKEKQKQSEETTSCALKRNQDLEIKVLEAEAQHEQIKEEKNAIAKLLDEERAGSLKNETRIEKLEKANEKLQLSRKKTQEALAKTTVLLDEAKIREDARNVQHKCLEKDYAALKEDNKKLKATIKEWEDKHKEMSEQIKVYQKSQKELEDSVVLKDHNVEVLSELLADLDACDLQKSDNKGLANGEVVTDKKTAIKNRIKQMMDVSRVQTTLSVVEEERDRFMTKLLNEEKARKALEDQHRELEHAIGTLKSEKSHVENQFKILQQKNEIMTEMYQQKENALQQRLTKEELERRSKENLLSEVGGKALEAEEQVKILRQRINEMEEQMKKTEEVYKEQIKEQENKTHSNWVNARNAERALNQEKVETSKLREKLAVLTSQLNERRAPLFRPNSGQPVGPRQGDSYGPSPVSGGAPSPPIMIEGPRRPPSAPVGRRIDPYGPRPPSDPHGRYADNKHTSGIDMMAPRTSSPSSMDVSTAPVDSQAKAETQAETSTESPEPGPGSFLASPIRDSPASMVQGSAPGTQGNPAAGPHDHLPPPGPHGRLPPPGPHRPPRPGPGPHSHLYHPPAGMTGPHGPPPPNAPPHGPPLPTNGHPGMPPIGPMGGEFGPRPANGHAFRPRPGPGHAIDPRGPPPAHFRPPPPHHFGPMPPPHGARGPLGPRPPFPPDVRFPGPRDHTYPPAHLPPGGVAPHPPHGDAYVQSPPDAPQNSVGGHSGPGQGQDLSMKQGPAPQDSVRPAMAEP
- the mia3 gene encoding transport and Golgi organization protein 1 homolog isoform X3; amino-acid sequence: MDSDTSARPMLESDHLYMLFLKEMQHMISLLPDEWKPGETLFGCPWQAVIITALVGVFTFTLFFWRTILAVKGRQYLVDEKGLKDQIQALKKEKNNATLKMSELQKQTEELKEKQKQSEETTSCALKRNQDLEIKVLEAEAQHEQIKEEKNAIAKLLDEERAGSLKNETRIEKLEKANEKLQLSRKKTQEALAKTTVLLDEAKIREDARNVQHKCLEKDYAALKEDNKKLKATIKEWEDKHKEMSEQIKVYQKSQKELEDSVVLKDHNVEVLSELLADLDACDLQKSDNKGLANGEVVTDKKTAIKNRIKQMMDVSRVQTTLSVVEEERDRFMTKLLNEEKARKALEDQHRELEHAIGTLKSEKSHVENQFKILQQKNEIMTEMYQQKENALQQRLTKEELERRSKENLLSEVGGKALEAEEQVKILRQRINEMEEQMKKTEEVYKEQIKEQENKTHSNWVNARNAERALNQEKVETSKLREKLAVLTSQLNERRAPLFRPNSGQPVGPRQGDSYGPSPVSGGAPSPPIMIEGPRRPPSAPVGRRIDPYGPRPPSDPHGRYADNKHTSGIDMMAPRTSSPSSMDVSTAPVDSQAKAETQAETSTESPEPGPGSFLASPIRDSPASMVQGSAPGTQGNPAAGPHDHLPPPGPHGRLPPPGPHRPPRPGPGPHSHLYHPPAGMTGPHGPPPPNAPPHGPPLPTNGHPGMPPIGPMGGEFGPRPANGHAFRPRPGPGHAIDPRGPPPAHFRPPPPHHFGPMPPPHGARGPLGPRPPFPPDVRFPGPRDHTYPPAHLPPGGVAPHPPHGDAYVQSPPDAPQNSVGGHSGPGQGQDLSMKQGPAPQDSVRPAMAEP